Within Bactrocera oleae isolate idBacOlea1 chromosome 6, idBacOlea1, whole genome shotgun sequence, the genomic segment CTTGTACGCTAGAAAAAGAAGTCGTTCTTGCAACGGCGCGAAAAAATGGTTCCATTACGACAAccctaaaagcaaaaaattttatgtgaaaCCTGgacaatcaataaaatttacgaCAAATATCAACACCGACTATCAATAACGCCAaggtttgtatttatttgttggaATCAGAAGATTGAACTGTTTTTAGCTTTTTTAATCAGATAAAACAATTAATGACGAATGCTACCGACAACGATTGCCAAAAAACGCCTAGAATTTGCGACTAGACACGAGACAATAATTTTCCAACTTGCAATGCCAGCGTTATGTTACAAGATTGGTGagaaactatttggaaaacagcaaCTGGAAAGTTTTGTCTTACCCGCTTTGTAACCTAAACCTGGCCCtttctgactaccatttgttccAGCCGATGCAGAATGACTTCACTGAAATTGGTTAATGTTCCAACAGGGTATCAAAAGTTATCttgatttatttttggttgCCAAGCCGTCGCAGTTCTTTTGTAATAAAATCCGCAAACTACCAGAATGATGGGAAAATATcattgtatatgtttttcctaaataaacgttcacatttttaaaagcaaaccGCACGAATATAGGTATTGGcctaatatcaaaatataattttttaaaataaccaCAAAACGCCACATGATACCACAAAGTGTGCTGCCAATGACTAATTGCTTTAATCAAATTGAGTATGTTTGAACGCAAAACCCGAGGAGAAAATTAACGTATTTTGCCTTTGATAATTTGTGCTGATAAATCtacttaaatttaacaaaaacataattcttcatttcagtttttaaatttgGTTCAGAAACACACTTAATTTCTTCTTTTGCCGGCCCCTTTTTAacagataatttttaatttattcactgTGTTCCATAACATTTTCATTTGTGCATTGTCAGCCAGAGATCCGTAATTAACTCCAGCTCCTAAAAGCAGACAATGTAAACGTAATCACAAGCTTTGCCAGCCAAATCAcaaattcacacacatacatgttcaTATGTGGCAACAAACATATGCGCGCATCCGGTTTGATGTATTGAGGGGAATTAGGTGCAACGACGGCTGGCTTCACTCATTGCATGCAAAGTCATTTCACAAAGCAAATTAGAAAACCGGGAAACATCCTTTATCTCCTTTGTATGCCTGTTGCTTGTAAAAACTGAAAGGCGcataattatttctttattagcGGGGGTTGGAGCTTTGGCCGCAGCGCGTAGCAAAATGAGTTTGCTACGACACTGAAGAATAAACCTTTTACAacggcaacagcagcaacagttgTTGTCTCGATTATAAAAGACAAGTCATTAGACGGTTCCGCTTTTTCCCACTTTTCATTTAACGATTtcgtttgaaaaaataataatggacGTGGCACTGGGCacaattaagttaattttaaaatctcACCAGCTTCTTGATTTATTGATATATCCACAGTTCAAAAATAGTAATAACCATATTCATTGCACTTATGCTTGCCCTCAGCAAGGGTCATCTAACCTTAGTGGTAGGGGTTCTAATCTGTCATTGCACAATGCTGTCTCTGCGATaagtttttctggatgaaaattgtcgaaattcCTTGAAAGAAGGCAAAGTAGAATCATCATCTCACTTTGTACTAGAAGTTTTGCAAGCTTTGCAAGTTTGAGATTGAAACATATGTGTATGATTTCATTGATTTCATATCATCAATGGACAATGGATAGATTATTGCTTTGATATATTTTAAGGAAGATCAACATTAGTCAAGTATGAAACACTGGAAGAGGTATCGTTCGCGAGGACACCGAGTTAGTGGAAATTCGCATCAAGCGCAGGCATCTTAACGGAACTCTATCTGGTATCGCAAAGGACCAAAACTTTCCCATGCGTGGCACATTAGGCTGCCTACTAACCTAATCTAACACTAGTCAAATATAGGAATAGGAAGATGGGGAAAGCTTTCCTCAAAAGTAATCAAATAACGGCATAGTTCTTTCCAAAGGAATCctatcgaaaacaaaaaaaatttaaagtggcTAAGCGATAACGCTCGGATTTTtaggtacgagtctagcattgtcACGCTTCATAcgcaaaacattaaccaaagtGGGTCTCTGACGCCAACACTACGATTTTCGATGCTATCGTCATTAACCGAGGTGAACAAATGGTATATGGTACATTTCCTTCAAACAATGTTGTATACAActgttacaacaaaaacattacatGGGGAATTGTTTTTTCAGTTACAATAATAACTTAAAGAGCACTAGAATTcaaccatatttttatttaacatcaaatttatttatgatcATTTTTTTTGATCGATTATTTTTTGGGTAATTTAACACAAACTTTGCGAACTtggagatatacatacatatgtatttaattatctTAAATTAATTGTATATGCAACAACAGTAAATACGAGCACGTACATAATTAAACATTTCGATtgaattgtatatatttgtgatattGAAAGCGagggtaaaaattaaaataatagtaatataatGACATAAACCGAACTTTATACataaaacacttaaaaattaGCGTTACAAATAATAcgtataataaaaaaagcgtTAGTTAAAATCTGACTAACAGCAACAACGAGCATATGTGACCTTTAACGAATGTGTACACTGCTTAAGTACCAACTAatgcgaaataaatataataaaacgcACGGAGCACTTTCCTCACTTAAATATAAGTCTGTGTGAATGCATGCGGCCATGAACGCAGTAACTTTTTGCATTGTAAATCCCGTGTTTTAATCGGTTTTTTGCGATGTCTTCATGGCCGCTAGTCGTGCGAATTTTTCACGCTTCGTGACGCCATCACCACCGCCACCCACATCGTTTCGTGCCTGTGGCGAACCACCTACCGAAGATGCAGCTGACGAGGCAGTTGATACCGCTGAAATGCTCGACGTGGTAGACGAAGCAGATGGTGACGATGGTGGGTTGAGAACACCAGTAGCTTGCACTGCACTGCTGCGCCGATGCCAGTGTAAAATCGGTGAATCGTTGACTGCCGCCACACCACTGGGCGAATTTGTGCGTCCGATCACTTTCAAAGTCGCACGATGCCCACCGACAGCCGTAGCTTGTAGCGCTGTCTGATTTATGTACGAACTTCGTAGTATACAACAGGTAACTAAAAATGGCACTGCTATAATCACAAATAAGCCCAAAACAATTATGGCCAGCACATCTACTAATTCAGAACGCATAAAGTTCAACTCATTTGCATGGGATTTGAGAAAATCGCCGCCACCTGCGCTTTTTAAAACTAGCTCAATATAATGTATGCTCCTGGCGATTGGGGTGCCGTATGTAGAGTTCAGCAGGAGCCGCATTTCAGCTACTTGCAAAGCATAGTTGCGATGTGTCGCCAGCTTTTGTATATTCAATGAGAGTGCATCATAAGTAAATGCATCGAAGGAGATCATTTGCCCGATGCCCAGCTGCTGTAAGCGTCTAGCGCTCACCTCCTGCTCGGGAACGATCGGTATGGCAAGCATCGGTGTGAGGCCATTTATGGATTCAATAATACTCATTAGGCCACAGGTGCTAATGAATACTTTTACATTGGTGTGCGCTATGACGGAAGAAGAGTAGAGCAATTATTTGAAGTAGagccataaaattattttatttattacttacttAAAATGGGTTCCTGTGGCCACCATTCGGCAATCATTGCATTCTTCGGTAGTGATGTATAAAATTTTGGATCTTCCCATTTGATTAGGAAATTGTAGTCCTTCAGATCTGTAATAACGTCCAAGAGAGTGTCCAGTTTTTCACGCGCTATATCTGCAATTCGCGCATCAGCTCCAAGACTTATGTAAACCGTTCCTTTTGCTGCAGATTCTATAAAGTAGGCAATATGCTACAAAGAAAATTGTTAGATTTAATTGCTGAAGgacaaatatgtatacacacatactgtAGGCAGTTCGATTTGCTTTTGTGCGCCACGCAAGTGTGCGCCAGCAATCTCCAGCATATTTGGCAAGTAAGCGCGCGGATATTGCACTATAGGATGTGAGTTTATTAAAACAAGGCTAAGGTTTTTAGTTAGATCGCGGTGATGTGGTAACGTGGTGTTGGCAAGCTGGCATAATGCGTGAAAGTGTTTCGTGTAAACGGCTTCTTGTGAGATCATGTAAAAAAAGCTGAAAGTAATGAAATATAAGAATTtgatgtatatataattgaaaagaTGTTAGGACACACTTATAGGTCAACTTTTCAAAAAGACCCATTAGGGTATTTACGCTACGCTGCCATAAACCCATGCGCTCCGAGTAGGGCAAGAAAATACTGGGATCGAGTGCTGAGCTTTGTGGATTTCCGGTCATCTGATTAAGCCATGTATTTGCACCAGTGGGACTTATTACAACGGTGGGTATTTGATAGTAATGCGCTAAGCTATAAATGTACAAAAtggtaatatttaatatacatacacagcTACCATTAATATATAGATCACCCTAATAGCGAATCGCTGAGAAAAAGATCAACCACAAACAAATCGAACTGTTCTCCGCTGCGTACTAATTTTCGCACCTTTGCATCGCCAAGTAACAAATCAACATTAGTCGCGCCGGCATACATTAATCGGGTAAAATGCTCCAGAATTGAGCGTTGCCGTGATTGCTCCACATCGAAGGGCAAACCCATCTCCTCCCAGTTTTCTCGTAAACCATCAATGCGTATTTCGCGTATTTTCTGCTGCACTGGATACTCTTCGGCATGTGGACTTATCAATGTAACCGAATAGTTGGACTGTATTTCCACCAATTGTTGCAGTAAGCGTTTACCAAAGAGATAATGCGACTTCCAAACGCTTGGCAGCACAGCAAGCACATTTGCGCCATACACAAAGTGTAACGGCGCACCGAGCATAGACAGCAAAGCTACGGTAGTGATTACCTTCgccattaattaaattattgcccTTTACTTAACGTCGCAGCAGTGCGTTGGGTTATTGACCGTTTGACCTTAGTACCTGCTAATCGCCACAGTTATGTGTCAAAGTTTGTCTAACTTGGTGTTGTTAATTATTTGCAATCAAGTTATCGATATATCTAAATTAGCGAAATTGCTCACTTGTTTGTTAGGTTAAAAGAAACTATAGCTGTGATGCTGTGTTATACCACTTAAATGTGGGTGTTGTAATTCCGGTTCTACGGATTCATTACCTCGTCCTGCTGGATATACTATTTCCAACAAATACTGTCGTTTAACAAGTAGTTGTATGTTTTGTTGACGTACATTAGTTTTTGCAACTTCGGGTTACTTTATATCGCTTAAGAAACATGTTGGTTTTTATTTTCTCCaagtcattattttttttatttacatacaattaacaGTTGCTACGgtttaatatattcattgtaTCCAAGAATTTAGAATTTATGATATATAAACGGCACTGTGCACTGGAAAAAGGAGACAAAAGCAAATTAGATAAAAACATAAACGCAAAAATTGGCAACAAGCAGCGTTCTGTAAACAAAGccaaagcagagaacgtatatcatctGGCCAAAGCAACAAATTGTCAAAAACATATGTGCAAAAGCCATcttatttatactaaaatattgaGGGATTTTAGCGGTTGTTAAAAATTGAtttcagagaacgtatataatatataattttatgttattaataaacatattattattata encodes:
- the Ugt316A1 gene encoding UDP-glycosyltransferase UGT4 — translated: MAKVITTVALLSMLGAPLHFVYGANVLAVLPSVWKSHYLFGKRLLQQLVEIQSNYSVTLISPHAEEYPVQQKIREIRIDGLRENWEEMGLPFDVEQSRQRSILEHFTRLMYAGATNVDLLLGDAKVRKLVRSGEQFDLFVVDLFLSDSLLGLAHYYQIPTVVISPTGANTWLNQMTGNPQSSALDPSIFLPYSERMGLWQRSVNTLMGLFEKLTYNFFYMISQEAVYTKHFHALCQLANTTLPHHRDLTKNLSLVLINSHPIVQYPRAYLPNMLEIAGAHLRGAQKQIELPTHIAYFIESAAKGTVYISLGADARIADIAREKLDTLLDVITDLKDYNFLIKWEDPKFYTSLPKNAMIAEWWPQEPILTHTNVKVFISTCGLMSIIESINGLTPMLAIPIVPEQEVSARRLQQLGIGQMISFDAFTYDALSLNIQKLATHRNYALQVAEMRLLLNSTYGTPIARSIHYIELVLKSAGGGDFLKSHANELNFMRSELVDVLAIIVLGLFVIIAVPFLVTCCILRSSYINQTALQATAVGGHRATLKVIGRTNSPSGVAAVNDSPILHWHRRSSAVQATGVLNPPSSPSASSTTSSISAVSTASSAASSVGGSPQARNDVGGGGDGVTKREKFARLAAMKTSQKTD